One window of Xylocopa sonorina isolate GNS202 chromosome 9, iyXylSono1_principal, whole genome shotgun sequence genomic DNA carries:
- the Cbc gene encoding protein CLP1 homolog, translating into MTDEKTQTQEFKLDPDCELRFEVETKNEKVALELKSGLAEVFGTELVKGKKYEFTAGAKVAVFTWQGCTIEVVGKTDVSYIAKETPMGLYLNCHAAMERLREAAEKDDTRGPITMVVGPCDVGKSTLCRLLLNYAVRMGRRPIFVDLDVSQGHIAIPGTVGALLVERPSNVVDGFSQQAPLVFHFGHKFPQANVALYNLLVTRLAEVCSDRLQANKKARVSGIVINTCGWVKGEGYKLLTHAAQAFEVDAILVLDQERLYNELVRDMPDFVKVVFLPKSGGVVERSQAQRTEARDQGVREYFYGSRTPLYPHSFEVKWSEARLYKIGAPVLPASCMPLGMKAEDNLTKLVAVTPGPNLLHHLLSVSFADSPEDDVVQTNVAGFVCVTNVDVERQTFTVLSPQPRPLPNTVLLLSDIQFMDSH; encoded by the exons atgactGATGAAAAAACTCAAACGCAGGAATTCAAATTGGATCCAGACTGTGAATTGCGGTTTGAAGTTGAAACAAAAAATGAAAAAGTCGCGCTTGAA TTAAAAAGCGGACTGGCAGAAGTGTTTGGTACTGAATTAGTAAAAGGAAAGAAATATGAATTCACCGCTGGTGCCAAGGTAGCTGTGTTCACCTGGCAAGGATGTACGATAGAAGTGGTTGGAAAAACTGATGTCAGCTATATCGCAAAAGAGACACCAATGGGCCTGTACTTAAACTGTCATGCTGCGATGGAAAGACTCAGAGAAGCTGCTGAAAAGGATGATACCAGAGGACCAATAACAATGGTTGTAGGCCCTTGCGATGTAGGAAAATCTACACTCTGTAGACTTCTGTTAAATTATGCTGTTAGGATGGGCCGTAGACCAATTTTTGTAGACTTAGATGTTAGCCAGGGTCACATAGCGATACCTGGTACTGTTGGAGCATTATTGGTAGAGCGGCCTTCTAATGTAGTAGATGGTTTCAGCCAGCAAGCACCATTGGTTTTCCACTTTGGACATAAATTTCCACAAGCTAATGTGGCTCTTTATAATTTACTTGTAACACGTCTCGCAGAAGTATGTTCTGACAGACTCCAAGCAAATAAAAAGGCCAGAGTCTCAGGGATTGTAATAAATACTTGTGGTTGGGTAAAAGGAGAAGGATACAAATTGTTGACTCATGCCGCCCAAGCTTTTGAGGTTGATGCAATTTTGGTACTCGATCAAGAGAGACTTTACAATGAACTTGTTAGGGATATGCCAGACTTTGTCAAAGTAGTATTTCTGCCGAAAAGCGGCGGTGTTGTGGAAAGGAGTCAAGCACAAAGAACAGAAGCCAGAGATCAGGGTGTTAGGGAATATTTTTATGGTTCTAGAACACCTCTTTATCCACACAGTTTTGAAGTGAAATGGAGCGAGGCTAGATTGTATAAAATTGGAGCGCCTGTGCTTCCTGCGTCGTGCATGCCTCTTGGAATGAAGGCAGAGGATAATTTAACGAAATTGGTCGCTGTTACACCTGGACCAAATCTTCTTCACCACTTATTGTCAGTTTCGTTTGCTGACTCGCCAGAAGACGACGTGGTGCAGACTAATGTTGCTGGATTTGTCTGCGT GACAAACGTTGATGTAGAGAGGCAAACGTTTACAGTATTGAGTCCGCAACCGAGACCATTGCCGAACACGGTTCTATTACTCTCAGACATTCAATTTATGGATAGTCATTAA